In Bradyrhizobium sp. WBOS07, the genomic window AATCCTCGCCAGCGACCGGCATCGGTAGTTTCGCAATCTCTTCCGCGCACCAGCATGTGCCCGACAGATCGCAACCAAACTCCGTGCCGCAGCGCGCGCAGGCGAGGCGGCGCGGTTTCGGCGGTGAGGATTCTTTCGGATTTGTCATGTTTTGCGCCGAAGCTTCGCCGTGATTTTCATGTCGGGTTCATGCGTCGTTGCGGTATATTAGGCGTCGCGCGCGGACTCGGAAAGCGGCTCCCGGCACGCGAAGGACAAATCGATGGCCCGCGATTCGCAAGCCGCGCTCGTTGCGCTCAACCGTTTCGGCTTCGGTGCCCGCGGTGGCGCCTCGGGCGATCTGATCAACGCAAGCTCGGATCCGCGCGGCTTCGTGAAGGCGGAGCTCGCGCGGCCGAGCGGCGTGCTGCTGGAGGCGCCCGGTCTGCAATCGACGCAGCAGCTGGGGCAGGCCGTCTTCGCCTATCAGGATCAGGTCAAGCAGGCGCGCGAGGCGGCAAGGACGGCCGCGCCCGCCGACATGCCGGCGCCGGCCGAACAGAAGCCTGCGCCGCAGCCGCTCAACGTCATTCAAAAGACCTTCCGCGCTGAAGCGCTGGCACGGTTGCAGCGCGCGACGCTGGCAGAGTGCGGCCTCACCGAACGGCTCGTCGTGTTCTGGTCCAACCATTTCTGCATCTCCGCGAGCAAGGGCGAGCTGGCGCGGATCTGGGCCGGTGCGTTCGAGCGCGAGGCGATCAGGCCGCACGTGCTCGGGCGCTTCGCCGACATGCTGAGGGCGGTGGAACAGCATCCGGCGATGCTGTTCTTCCTCGACAACCAGCAATCGCTCGGCCCGGACTCGCGCGCCGGCCAGAATCGCAAGCGCGGCCTGAACGAAAATCTCGCGCGCGAGATCATGGAGCTGCATACGCTCGGCGTCGGCGGCGGCTATACGCAGGACGACGTCACCTCGCTCGCCCGCATCATCACCGGCTGGACTTTCGCCGGACGAAAGGGCCAGCTCGGGCCCCCCGGCGCCTTCGTGTTCAACGCCAATGCGCACCAGCCGGGGCCGCAGATGCTGCTCGGCAAGA contains:
- a CDS encoding DUF1800 family protein, coding for MARDSQAALVALNRFGFGARGGASGDLINASSDPRGFVKAELARPSGVLLEAPGLQSTQQLGQAVFAYQDQVKQAREAARTAAPADMPAPAEQKPAPQPLNVIQKTFRAEALARLQRATLAECGLTERLVVFWSNHFCISASKGELARIWAGAFEREAIRPHVLGRFADMLRAVEQHPAMLFFLDNQQSLGPDSRAGQNRKRGLNENLAREIMELHTLGVGGGYTQDDVTSLARIITGWTFAGRKGQLGPPGAFVFNANAHQPGPQMLLGKTYEAAGLAQGEAALADIARHPSTANFIAGKFARHFVADDPPPALVARLRDVFVKTDGDLKALAMALVDSDEAWRAPLTKMRSPYDFLVASGRLLARVPEDPGRYLNGLNLLGQPLWSPPGPNGFPDTNAAWTAPEGIKLRLDIAAQIGARLGNNIDPLDLLEFAAADAASIETRRTVERAESRQQALALLLMSPEMQRR